The nucleotide sequence GTATATCCATCTATGACAGTTGCATGGTTGAGGAGATCATGACTAAGAACATCTGTAAATATATCTTTTAGCTCATTTGAGTTCTCAAGTTGCTTTGCGTATTTCCTGAGCATTTCCTCAGTTTCCTTTATCTCGGTCACATCAAAAATTGCTCCGACAATGCCGGCTTTCTCTCCATTCAGGTCTGTGAACAATGATTTATTGAATATGACTTTACGTTTTGCCCCATCTGTTGATTCGCACCTTGATTCATATATCTGTATTCCACCTGTTTGCAAAAGTTCATTGTCCTTCTCATAATATATTTGTGCAAGATCCT is from Methanococcoides sp. AM1 and encodes:
- a CDS encoding PAS domain S-box protein, with the translated sequence LIDAVPLPLFYKNKDGIYLGCNKAFEDFIGIKREDLVGRTVFELAPEDLAQIYYEKDNELLQTGGIQIYESRCESTDGAKRKVIFNKSLFTDLNGEKAGIVGAIFDVTEIKETEEMLRKYAKQLENSNELKDIFTDVLSHDLLNHATVIDGYT